A DNA window from Ornithinimicrobium humiphilum contains the following coding sequences:
- a CDS encoding DNA replication/repair protein RecF, translating to MHLSHLSLTDFRSYATADVSLAPGVTVLLGRNGQGKTNLVEAAGYVATLGSHRVAQDGPLVRAGAETAVIRATVVRDGRETLVELEIVPGRANKARLNRSPVTRQRDVLGTLRTVLFAPEDLALVKGDPSERRRLLDDLLVARQPRWAGVRADYERALKQRNALLRSAAPLWREPRPGRGRGAGPRLAPGESLEDARASALSTLTVFDTHLAQIGGALVYARLRLLRDLRPYLSLAYATISDSDTHAGATYRSSLAEGTPVAEAVARGEVPEQEEVVAALLASLEQVRSQEQERGVTLVGPHRDDVLLQLGELPAKGYASHGESWSLALALRLAGFALLRHDLGTDPVLVLDDVFAELDVGRRERLADLVADAEQVLVTAAVPGDVPDRLLEGQGRVLDVVLGSVTGRD from the coding sequence GTGCACCTGAGTCACCTGTCCCTCACGGACTTCCGCAGCTACGCCACGGCCGACGTCTCGCTCGCCCCCGGCGTCACCGTGCTGCTCGGCCGCAACGGCCAGGGCAAGACCAACCTGGTCGAGGCGGCGGGCTACGTCGCCACCCTGGGCTCGCACCGCGTGGCGCAGGACGGCCCGCTGGTCCGGGCCGGGGCCGAGACCGCGGTCATCCGCGCCACGGTGGTGCGCGACGGCCGCGAGACGCTGGTCGAGCTGGAGATCGTGCCGGGACGCGCCAACAAGGCCCGGCTCAACCGCTCGCCGGTGACCCGGCAGCGGGACGTCCTCGGGACGCTGCGCACCGTGCTCTTCGCCCCGGAGGACCTCGCCCTCGTCAAGGGCGACCCCTCCGAGCGACGGCGCCTCCTGGACGACCTCCTGGTCGCGCGTCAGCCGCGGTGGGCGGGCGTGAGGGCCGACTACGAGCGGGCGCTGAAGCAGCGCAACGCGCTGCTCCGGTCCGCGGCGCCGCTGTGGCGGGAGCCCCGCCCGGGCCGGGGACGCGGTGCCGGCCCCCGGCTCGCCCCCGGGGAGAGCCTCGAGGACGCGCGGGCCTCGGCGCTGTCCACGCTCACGGTCTTCGACACCCACCTGGCCCAGATCGGTGGGGCCCTGGTCTACGCCCGGCTGCGGCTGCTGCGCGACCTGCGGCCCTACCTGTCCTTGGCCTACGCCACCATCAGCGACAGCGACACCCACGCCGGGGCCACTTATCGTTCCTCCCTCGCGGAGGGCACCCCGGTCGCCGAGGCCGTCGCGCGCGGCGAGGTGCCGGAGCAGGAGGAGGTGGTGGCCGCGCTGCTGGCGTCCCTGGAGCAGGTGCGCAGCCAGGAGCAGGAGCGCGGGGTGACCCTGGTCGGGCCGCACCGCGACGACGTCCTGCTGCAGCTCGGGGAGCTCCCGGCGAAGGGCTACGCCTCGCACGGGGAGTCGTGGAGCCTGGCGCTGGCGCTGCGGCTCGCGGGGTTCGCGCTGCTGCGGCACGACCTCGGGACCGATCCCGTGCTGGTGCTCGACGACGTCTTCGCCGAGCTCGACGTGGGCCGGCGCGAGCGGCTGGCGGACCTGGTGGCGGACGCCGAGCAGGTGCTGGTCACGGCCGCCGTGCCCGGTGACGTGCCCGACCGGCTCCTCGAGGGGCAGGGTCGGGTCCTCGACGTGGTCCTCGGGTCGGTGACCGGTCGTGACTGA
- a CDS encoding DUF3566 domain-containing protein: MSTTPGAPSGSSPTPGDETQAHPRVSPEGSGGSSGEGAADRSTAAKMRDGAMARTASGRDLASRRARALRGATSGGLAAGSAAGATAGRAASSSRSAAPSSSARPSGSTSRGSRPAPRRGGPRRVRLTAQRIDPWSVLKISFLVSVALGIAGVVMVALLWTVLSGMNVFSTISDFFTQVTSGETGGPSFDLMDYFGFGRVVSLAAVLGVLNVFLLTALATLTAFLYNICAALVGGAQVTLSDE; encoded by the coding sequence ATGAGCACCACCCCCGGCGCCCCCTCGGGTTCGTCGCCGACCCCCGGTGACGAGACGCAGGCCCACCCGCGGGTGAGTCCCGAGGGGTCGGGCGGCTCGTCCGGCGAGGGCGCGGCCGACCGCTCCACCGCGGCCAAGATGCGCGACGGCGCCATGGCCCGCACCGCGTCGGGCCGTGACCTGGCCTCCCGCCGCGCCCGCGCCCTCCGGGGTGCGACCAGCGGCGGCCTGGCCGCCGGGTCCGCGGCGGGTGCGACCGCCGGGCGCGCGGCCTCCTCCTCCCGGAGCGCGGCCCCGTCCTCCTCGGCACGACCCTCGGGCTCGACCTCGCGCGGTTCCCGTCCGGCACCGCGCCGCGGCGGTCCCCGCCGGGTGCGGCTGACGGCCCAGCGGATCGACCCGTGGTCGGTGCTGAAGATCAGCTTCCTCGTCTCCGTGGCGCTCGGCATCGCCGGTGTCGTCATGGTGGCGCTGCTGTGGACGGTGCTGTCGGGGATGAACGTCTTCTCGACGATCAGCGACTTCTTCACCCAGGTCACGAGCGGCGAGACCGGCGGCCCGTCGTTCGACCTCATGGACTACTTCGGCTTCGGCCGGGTGGTCTCGCTCGCGGCGGTGCTGGGCGTGCTCAACGTCTTCCTGCTCACCGCGCTGGCGACGCTGACGGCCTTCCTCTACAACATCTGCGCCGCCCTCGTCGGCGGTGCGCAGGTCACGCTCTCCGACGAGTGA
- a CDS encoding DLW-39 family protein: protein MKRLLMLAAVAAGVAVLKKLQDTQAERELWAEATDDVTSPGQ from the coding sequence ATGAAGCGCCTGCTGATGTTGGCCGCTGTCGCCGCCGGCGTTGCCGTCCTGAAGAAGCTCCAGGACACCCAGGCCGAGCGGGAGCTCTGGGCCGAGGCCACGGACGACGTGACCTCCCCCGGTCAGTGA
- the gyrB gene encoding DNA topoisomerase (ATP-hydrolyzing) subunit B — MPELPEATPTEGDPESLATSPAYDASAIQVLEGLEAVRKRPGMYIGSTGERGLHHLVYEIVDNSVDEAMAGFADHVEVTLLADGGCRVVDNGRGIPTDIHPVEKRPAVEVVLTVLHAGGKFGGGGYKVSGGLHGVGSSVVNALSDRMEVEVRQKGRVYRQAYELGVPLAPLSEDEEIPADETGTTITFWPSPDIFDTVVFDFETLRARLQQMAFLNKGLTITLTDERPVERDEDEEAIEEDTDSDAAVADKARTVSYRYDDGILDYVKHINRSKRAEPIHEGVVAFELEDPKRQLSLEVAMQWTAAYSESVHTYANAINTYEGGTHEEGFRASLTRLVNDFARTHKLLKEKDDNLTGDDVREGLTAVISVKLGEPQFEGQTKTKLGNSEVKGFVQAAMTDRFGAWLESHPREGKQIVSKAINAATARIAARKARDATRRKGPLESLGLPGKLKDCQSKDPAVSEVFIVEGDSAGGSAVSGRDPHNQAILPIRGKILNVEKARLDKVLANLEVQALISGFGTGIGEDFDITKARYHKIVLMADADVDGMHIRTLLLTLLFRFMRPLIEHGYVYLAQPPLYRLKWANADHEFAYSDRERDALIQQGLAKGWRLPKDSGVQRYKGLGEMNPQELWETTMNPETRVLLQVTLEDAAAADEIFAVLMGEDVESRRGFIQRNAKDVRFLDI; from the coding sequence ATGCCGGAGCTTCCGGAGGCGACACCCACGGAGGGGGATCCCGAGTCCCTGGCCACCAGCCCGGCCTACGACGCCTCGGCGATCCAGGTCCTGGAGGGCCTCGAGGCCGTCCGCAAGCGCCCGGGCATGTACATCGGCTCCACCGGCGAGCGCGGTCTGCACCACCTCGTCTACGAGATCGTCGACAACTCCGTCGACGAGGCGATGGCCGGCTTCGCCGACCACGTCGAGGTCACGCTGCTCGCCGACGGTGGCTGCCGGGTCGTGGACAACGGCCGAGGCATCCCCACCGACATCCACCCGGTGGAGAAGCGGCCCGCGGTCGAGGTCGTCCTCACCGTCCTGCACGCGGGCGGCAAGTTCGGCGGTGGCGGCTACAAGGTCTCCGGCGGCCTCCACGGCGTCGGCTCCTCGGTCGTCAACGCGCTCTCGGACCGCATGGAGGTCGAGGTGCGGCAGAAGGGCCGTGTCTACCGCCAGGCCTACGAGCTCGGCGTGCCGCTGGCCCCGCTCTCGGAGGACGAGGAGATCCCGGCCGACGAGACCGGCACGACCATCACCTTCTGGCCGAGCCCGGACATCTTCGACACCGTCGTCTTCGACTTCGAGACCCTGCGCGCCCGCCTGCAGCAGATGGCCTTCCTCAACAAGGGGCTGACCATCACGCTGACCGACGAGCGCCCGGTCGAGCGGGACGAGGACGAGGAGGCCATCGAGGAGGACACCGACAGCGACGCGGCGGTGGCCGACAAGGCCCGCACCGTCTCCTACCGCTACGACGACGGCATCCTCGACTACGTCAAGCACATCAACCGCAGCAAGCGGGCCGAGCCGATCCACGAGGGCGTCGTCGCCTTCGAGCTCGAGGACCCCAAGCGCCAGCTCAGCCTCGAGGTCGCGATGCAGTGGACCGCGGCCTACAGCGAGTCGGTCCACACCTACGCCAACGCGATCAACACCTACGAGGGCGGCACCCACGAGGAGGGCTTCCGGGCCTCCCTGACCCGCCTCGTCAACGACTTCGCGCGCACCCACAAGCTGCTCAAGGAGAAGGACGACAACCTCACCGGCGACGACGTCCGCGAGGGCCTGACGGCCGTCATCTCCGTCAAGCTCGGCGAGCCGCAGTTCGAGGGTCAGACGAAGACCAAGCTCGGCAACTCCGAGGTCAAGGGCTTCGTCCAGGCGGCGATGACCGACCGCTTCGGCGCCTGGCTGGAGTCGCACCCGCGCGAGGGCAAGCAGATCGTCAGCAAGGCGATCAACGCCGCCACCGCCAGGATCGCGGCCCGCAAGGCGCGCGACGCCACCCGGCGCAAGGGCCCCCTGGAGAGCCTGGGCCTGCCCGGCAAGCTCAAGGACTGCCAGTCCAAGGACCCGGCGGTATCCGAGGTCTTCATCGTCGAGGGTGACTCGGCGGGCGGCTCGGCCGTCTCCGGCCGCGACCCCCACAACCAGGCGATCCTGCCGATCCGCGGCAAGATCCTCAACGTCGAGAAGGCCCGGCTGGACAAGGTCCTCGCCAACCTCGAGGTGCAGGCGCTCATCAGCGGCTTCGGCACCGGCATCGGCGAGGACTTCGACATCACCAAGGCCCGCTACCACAAGATCGTCCTCATGGCGGACGCCGACGTCGACGGCATGCACATCCGCACGCTGCTGCTGACGCTGCTCTTCCGCTTCATGCGGCCGCTCATCGAGCACGGCTACGTCTACCTCGCGCAGCCGCCGCTCTACCGTCTCAAGTGGGCCAACGCCGACCACGAGTTCGCCTACTCCGACCGCGAGCGCGACGCGCTGATCCAGCAGGGCCTGGCCAAGGGGTGGCGTCTGCCGAAGGACTCCGGCGTGCAGCGCTACAAGGGTCTGGGCGAGATGAACCCGCAGGAGCTGTGGGAGACGACGATGAACCCCGAGACCCGGGTGCTGCTCCAGGTGACGCTCGAGGACGCCGCCGCGGCCGACGAGATCTTCGCCGTGCTCATGGGAGAGGACGTCGAGTCACGGCGCGGGTTCATCCAGCGCAACGCCAAGGACGTTCGGTTCCTAGACATTTAG
- a CDS encoding DUF721 domain-containing protein, translating into MTEPPRDPAADDDARATGVPEGTGPDLPEGEADPLLAAREALARARRSARARGLRPGAPAGAGRRRLPPSTGKSTMDKRDPLPVGSEIERLVASRGWDAEVQVGSVVGRWADIVGPQVAAHVEVVAFEGTVLTVRAVSTAWATQMRLLLSSVLSRIEQEVGPGVVTEIVVRGPGGPSWRKGPLSSGGRGPRDTYG; encoded by the coding sequence GTGACTGAGCCGCCGCGCGATCCCGCTGCGGACGACGACGCCCGGGCGACCGGGGTCCCCGAGGGGACCGGCCCCGACCTGCCCGAGGGGGAGGCCGACCCGCTGCTCGCCGCCCGCGAGGCCCTGGCCCGCGCCCGCCGCAGCGCCCGGGCCCGTGGCCTGCGACCGGGCGCCCCCGCAGGGGCCGGGCGCCGGCGTCTGCCGCCCTCGACGGGGAAGAGCACCATGGACAAGCGCGACCCGCTCCCCGTGGGCTCGGAGATCGAGCGGCTCGTGGCCAGCCGCGGCTGGGACGCCGAGGTGCAGGTCGGGTCGGTGGTCGGCCGGTGGGCCGACATCGTCGGCCCGCAGGTCGCCGCCCACGTCGAGGTCGTCGCGTTCGAGGGGACGGTGCTCACCGTCCGGGCGGTCTCCACGGCCTGGGCCACCCAGATGCGGCTGCTGCTCTCCAGCGTTCTGAGCCGGATCGAGCAGGAGGTCGGGCCTGGCGTCGTCACCGAGATCGTGGTGCGGGGACCGGGTGGTCCGTCCTGGCGCAAGGGTCCGCTCTCCTCCGGTGGCAGGGGCCCCCGGGACACCTACGGCTGA
- a CDS encoding ABC transporter permease → MTGPTIPRAVLQAALRQARTTLIRKWTSPSGIGTLFVPVVLIAVLLFLRDVDFADGVVAAGGYVFAGFLGFGVVAAAIMGVAGELHQEREDGTLLRAKAVPHGMTGHLLSKLFVTPVDALVPVVPAVVGAMVLLPEDTLPSTVGGWLLLLVVFLLTVAAMMPWGAVLGAIFRSMVGLAWSMIAIYALAVVSGLFFPASLMPTWAQWLAQATPMYWIGRAFRAVLLPADAAAVEVGGEWRLGLTLAVLLAWTVVGLVVSPVLLRRMARRQSGSVVAAARERVMQRGY, encoded by the coding sequence ATGACCGGCCCGACCATTCCCCGGGCGGTGCTGCAGGCCGCCCTGCGGCAGGCGCGCACCACGCTGATCCGCAAGTGGACCTCGCCCTCGGGCATCGGCACCCTCTTCGTGCCCGTCGTGCTGATCGCCGTGCTGCTCTTCCTGCGCGACGTCGACTTCGCCGACGGCGTCGTCGCGGCGGGCGGCTACGTCTTCGCCGGCTTCCTCGGCTTCGGGGTGGTCGCGGCGGCGATCATGGGCGTGGCGGGCGAGCTGCACCAGGAGCGTGAGGACGGCACCCTGCTGCGGGCCAAGGCCGTGCCGCACGGCATGACCGGCCACCTGCTCTCCAAGCTCTTCGTCACCCCCGTCGACGCCCTCGTGCCCGTCGTGCCGGCCGTCGTCGGCGCGATGGTGCTGCTGCCGGAGGACACGCTCCCGTCCACCGTGGGCGGCTGGCTGCTGCTGCTCGTCGTCTTCCTGCTCACCGTGGCCGCGATGATGCCCTGGGGCGCGGTCCTCGGGGCGATCTTCCGCTCCATGGTGGGCCTGGCCTGGTCGATGATCGCGATCTACGCCCTCGCGGTCGTCTCGGGCCTGTTCTTCCCCGCCTCGCTGATGCCGACGTGGGCGCAGTGGCTGGCCCAGGCGACGCCGATGTACTGGATCGGCCGCGCCTTCCGCGCCGTGCTGCTCCCCGCCGATGCCGCGGCCGTCGAGGTGGGAGGGGAGTGGCGTCTCGGCCTCACCCTCGCCGTCCTGCTGGCGTGGACCGTCGTCGGCCTGGTGGTCTCCCCGGTGCTGCTGCGCCGGATGGCCCGCCGTCAGTCCGGCAGCGTCGTGGCCGCGGCCCGTGAGCGCGTCATGCAGCGGGGGTACTGA
- a CDS encoding TetR/AcrR family transcriptional regulator, with the protein MVPRRADPERIAQKREQIAVEAGRLFAAQGYDRTSVAEVAKAVGTSPASVFYYFEDKASLFRAVFERDLPAAEALIARHVEAPDPVTAILDVLDALARDAADPSASGMLIELLRRAGDDPELLAVVGRTANVLREGLAALISRGITEGAIDPDLDATETAAWLQAIVDATYLNARPGHSPHIELHRTVLGYLNPPQGRQEEPNG; encoded by the coding sequence ATGGTGCCGAGACGAGCTGATCCGGAGCGGATCGCGCAGAAGCGGGAGCAGATCGCCGTGGAGGCTGGCCGTCTGTTCGCCGCTCAGGGCTATGACCGCACGAGCGTCGCGGAGGTCGCCAAAGCGGTCGGCACGAGTCCGGCCAGTGTCTTCTACTACTTCGAGGACAAGGCTTCCTTGTTCCGGGCGGTGTTCGAGCGTGACCTGCCTGCCGCCGAGGCGTTGATCGCCCGTCATGTCGAAGCGCCCGACCCGGTGACGGCGATCTTGGACGTACTCGACGCCCTGGCCCGAGACGCCGCCGACCCGTCGGCCTCGGGCATGCTGATCGAGCTGCTACGCCGCGCTGGCGATGACCCCGAGCTGCTCGCCGTGGTGGGGCGCACCGCAAACGTCCTACGTGAGGGCCTGGCCGCGCTGATCTCTCGCGGGATCACCGAGGGAGCCATCGACCCGGACCTGGACGCCACCGAGACGGCGGCCTGGTTGCAGGCCATCGTCGATGCGACCTATCTCAACGCCCGGCCAGGGCACTCCCCACATATCGAGTTGCACCGCACCGTGCTGGGTTACCTCAACCCTCCGCAAGGCCGCCAGGAGGAACCTAATGGCTGA
- the gyrA gene encoding DNA gyrase subunit A, producing MQRSYIEYAMSVIVSRALPDVRDGLKPVHRRVVYAMYDGGYRPDRGFNKCARVVGDVMGHYHPHGDSAIYDAMVRLVQPWSLRYPLIAGQGNFGTPGDEGAAAPRYTECRMAPLAMEMVRDIDEGTVDFTDNYDGKTKEPTVLPSRFPNLLVNGSAGIAVGMATQIPPHNLREVASAAQWLLEHPEATREELLEKTLELVPGPDFPTGARIMGHRGIEEAYRTGRGSIVQRAVVEVEEIHGRQCLVVTELPYMVNPDNLVRKIAQLVNEGRLAGIADLRDETSGRTGQRLVIVLKRDAVAKVVLNNLYKHTQLQTNFSANMLALVDGVPRTLPISAFVRHWVDHQVEVIVRRTQFRLDEAEKRIHVLRGLLKALDMLDEVIALIRRSPSADDAREGLIELLGIDDIQARAILDMQLRRLAALERQRIIEQHDELQALIEDYQDILARPERQRQIISDELGTIVERYGDDRRTQIVPDEGDVSMEDLIPEEDVVVTITRGGYVKRTPVREYRPQNRGGKGRRGAALRADDVVEHFFITSTHQWMLFFTDAGRVYRAKAYEFPEGGPTGKGQHVANLMAFQPGERIAQVLTIKDYQQAPYLLLATRRGLVKKSRLADYDSPRSGGLIAINLRDEDELVGAQLASASDDVLLVSRRGQSVRFTATDEALRPMGRATSGVTGMKFRPGDELLSMSVIPQGDDPYVFVVFETGMAKRTPVSAYRVQGRGGLGIKVAKTNGKGGELVGALTVHSGDEVLVVMERGNVVRSSVDQVRVTGRDTAGVIFASPAKNDSIVAVARNAEGSAMEEVEEIGADTPEADGTPDAEGGETTPEGTDAVPSEVSAEPVPADETTEPPTGDDE from the coding sequence ATGCAGCGCAGCTACATCGAGTACGCGATGAGCGTCATCGTCTCGCGTGCGCTGCCGGACGTGCGGGACGGCCTCAAGCCGGTGCACCGCCGCGTCGTCTACGCGATGTACGACGGTGGCTACCGGCCCGACCGCGGCTTCAACAAGTGCGCGCGCGTCGTGGGCGACGTCATGGGTCACTACCACCCGCACGGTGACTCGGCGATCTACGACGCCATGGTGCGCCTGGTCCAGCCCTGGTCGCTGCGCTACCCCCTCATCGCCGGCCAGGGCAACTTCGGCACGCCGGGCGACGAGGGCGCTGCCGCCCCGCGGTACACCGAGTGCCGGATGGCCCCGCTGGCCATGGAGATGGTGCGGGACATCGACGAGGGCACCGTCGACTTCACCGACAACTACGACGGCAAGACCAAGGAGCCGACGGTGCTGCCGTCGCGCTTCCCCAACCTGCTCGTCAACGGCTCCGCGGGCATCGCGGTCGGCATGGCCACCCAGATCCCGCCGCACAACCTGCGCGAGGTCGCCTCAGCCGCCCAGTGGCTGCTGGAGCACCCCGAGGCCACCCGCGAGGAGCTGCTGGAGAAGACCCTCGAGCTCGTCCCCGGCCCGGACTTCCCGACCGGCGCCCGGATCATGGGCCACAGGGGCATCGAGGAGGCCTACCGCACCGGTCGCGGCTCGATCGTGCAGCGCGCGGTCGTGGAGGTCGAGGAGATCCACGGCCGGCAGTGCCTGGTCGTCACCGAGCTGCCCTACATGGTCAACCCGGACAACCTGGTCCGCAAGATCGCCCAGCTGGTCAACGAGGGTCGCCTGGCCGGCATCGCCGACCTGCGCGACGAGACCTCCGGCCGCACCGGTCAGCGCCTGGTCATCGTGCTCAAGCGCGACGCCGTGGCCAAGGTCGTCCTCAACAACCTCTACAAGCACACCCAGCTGCAGACCAACTTCAGCGCCAACATGCTGGCGCTGGTCGACGGCGTGCCGCGCACCCTGCCGATCTCGGCCTTCGTGCGCCACTGGGTCGACCACCAGGTCGAGGTCATCGTCCGCCGGACGCAGTTCCGCCTCGACGAGGCCGAGAAGCGCATCCACGTGCTGCGCGGTCTGCTCAAGGCCCTCGACATGCTCGACGAGGTCATCGCGCTCATCCGTCGCAGCCCCTCGGCCGACGACGCCCGCGAGGGCCTGATCGAGCTGCTCGGCATCGACGACATCCAGGCGCGCGCGATCCTCGACATGCAGCTGCGCCGCCTGGCCGCGCTCGAGCGTCAGCGCATCATCGAGCAGCACGACGAGCTGCAGGCCCTCATCGAGGACTACCAGGACATCCTGGCCCGTCCCGAGCGGCAGCGGCAGATCATCAGCGACGAGCTGGGGACCATCGTCGAGCGCTACGGCGACGACCGCCGCACCCAGATCGTGCCCGACGAGGGCGACGTGTCGATGGAGGACCTCATCCCCGAGGAGGACGTGGTCGTCACCATCACCCGCGGCGGCTACGTCAAGCGCACCCCGGTGCGCGAGTACCGCCCGCAGAACCGCGGCGGCAAGGGTCGCCGTGGCGCTGCGCTGCGCGCCGACGACGTGGTGGAGCACTTCTTCATCACCAGCACCCACCAGTGGATGCTGTTCTTCACCGACGCCGGCCGCGTCTACCGCGCCAAGGCCTACGAGTTCCCGGAGGGCGGGCCGACCGGCAAGGGCCAGCACGTCGCCAACCTCATGGCCTTCCAGCCCGGGGAGCGGATCGCCCAGGTCCTGACGATCAAGGACTACCAGCAGGCGCCCTACCTGCTGCTCGCCACCCGTCGCGGCCTGGTCAAGAAGTCGCGCCTGGCCGACTACGACTCCCCCCGCTCCGGTGGCCTCATCGCGATCAACCTGCGCGACGAGGACGAGCTGGTCGGTGCGCAGCTGGCATCGGCCTCCGACGACGTGCTCCTCGTCTCCCGCCGCGGCCAGTCGGTGCGCTTCACCGCCACCGACGAGGCGCTGCGGCCCATGGGCCGGGCCACCTCCGGTGTCACGGGTATGAAGTTCCGCCCGGGCGACGAGCTCCTCTCGATGTCCGTGATCCCCCAGGGCGACGACCCCTACGTCTTCGTCGTCTTCGAGACCGGCATGGCCAAGCGCACCCCGGTGTCGGCCTACCGCGTGCAGGGCCGAGGCGGCCTGGGCATCAAGGTGGCCAAGACCAACGGCAAGGGCGGCGAGCTCGTCGGCGCCCTCACGGTCCACAGCGGCGACGAGGTCCTCGTCGTCATGGAGCGCGGCAACGTCGTGCGGTCCTCCGTCGACCAGGTGCGGGTCACCGGGCGCGACACCGCCGGCGTCATCTTCGCCTCGCCGGCCAAGAACGACTCGATCGTGGCCGTGGCGCGCAACGCCGAGGGCAGCGCGATGGAGGAGGTCGAGGAGATCGGGGCCGACACCCCGGAGGCGGACGGCACACCTGACGCCGAGGGCGGGGAGACCACGCCCGAGGGGACCGATGCCGTACCGTCGGAGGTGTCGGCGGAGCCCGTCCCGGCCGACGAGACCACCGAACCCCCCACGGGAGACGATGAATGA
- a CDS encoding helix-turn-helix transcriptional regulator, which translates to MTPPQQVSGAETIHNRIAMLRVERGISRRQLAEALGVHYQTIGYLERGEYSPSLHLALRIAAYFEVPVEVVFSLTEFPRLGS; encoded by the coding sequence ATGACGCCCCCGCAGCAGGTCTCAGGCGCGGAGACCATCCACAACCGCATCGCCATGCTCCGCGTGGAGCGGGGCATCAGCCGTCGCCAGCTCGCCGAGGCCCTTGGCGTGCACTACCAGACCATCGGCTACCTCGAGCGCGGCGAGTACAGCCCCTCGCTGCACCTGGCGCTGCGCATCGCCGCCTACTTCGAGGTGCCCGTCGAGGTGGTCTTCTCCCTGACGGAGTTCCCCCGCCTCGGCAGCTGA
- a CDS encoding TetR/AcrR family transcriptional regulator, whose product MGRRPYDSRDRLIAAMSHLMSERGYTATSPRMVLDRAGLGKGSLYHHFDTKQDLGLAAIETMRPRHVRSLAKFLDDQPSASDYLAHALTVTFDKRDGQALIRLLADPTVGASPELGAAVKQWLADIQAAGVNALRTDEHDQKKPRLAGELTSIVRARSATVLGHALLGLSSWIPLTPDQTP is encoded by the coding sequence ATGGGACGCCGACCGTATGACAGCAGGGACAGGCTCATCGCCGCGATGAGCCACCTGATGTCCGAGCGGGGCTACACCGCCACCAGCCCGAGGATGGTTCTGGACCGTGCGGGACTCGGCAAAGGCAGCCTGTACCACCACTTCGACACCAAACAGGACCTCGGACTCGCGGCGATCGAGACCATGCGCCCTCGACATGTTCGGTCCCTGGCGAAGTTCCTCGACGACCAGCCCTCCGCCAGCGACTACCTGGCCCACGCGCTCACGGTCACCTTCGACAAGCGCGACGGCCAAGCCCTCATCCGCCTGCTCGCCGACCCCACTGTCGGGGCCAGTCCCGAGCTGGGCGCAGCCGTCAAGCAGTGGCTGGCCGACATCCAAGCCGCCGGTGTCAATGCGCTGCGAACCGATGAGCACGACCAAAAGAAGCCGCGGTTGGCGGGTGAGCTTACGTCGATCGTTCGAGCCCGCAGTGCCACGGTGCTCGGTCACGCGCTGCTCGGATTGTCCTCCTGGATCCCGCTGACCCCTGACCAGACTCCCTGA
- a CDS encoding ABC transporter ATP-binding protein, which yields MNARGTPVVSCRGLTMAYGEHVVLDQVDLDIPRGQVVALLGPNGAGKTTTVEILEGFRRRSGGTVEVLGVDPQSAPEDWRSRVGVVLQSWRDHAYWKVRDLLEVMGGYYAPFSTPEVPRPWDTTELLERVGLAEHAGKRIDRLSGGQRRRLDVAIGLVGRPELLFLDEPTTGLDPAGRRDVHDLLADLADLDTTILLTTHDLAEAEKVADRLLILAGGSLVADGSPDQLRMELSRSSEVRLRDLTTGQVTVHAEPDPTAYLTDVLARRPGEVQVVEVRAASLEDVYLELVRRAESGEDLGPLQSIQEVAR from the coding sequence ATGAACGCGAGGGGAACGCCAGTCGTCAGCTGCCGCGGGCTCACCATGGCCTACGGCGAGCACGTCGTGCTCGACCAGGTCGACCTCGACATCCCGCGGGGCCAGGTGGTGGCCCTGCTCGGCCCCAACGGGGCGGGCAAGACCACCACGGTGGAGATCCTCGAGGGCTTCCGTCGCCGCAGCGGCGGCACCGTCGAGGTCCTCGGCGTCGACCCGCAGTCGGCCCCCGAGGACTGGCGGTCCCGGGTCGGGGTCGTGCTGCAGAGCTGGCGCGACCACGCCTACTGGAAGGTCCGCGACCTGCTCGAGGTCATGGGCGGCTACTACGCCCCCTTCTCGACCCCCGAGGTGCCCCGACCCTGGGACACCACCGAGCTTCTCGAGCGCGTCGGGCTGGCCGAGCACGCCGGCAAGCGCATCGACCGGCTCTCCGGAGGCCAGCGCCGCCGGCTCGACGTCGCGATCGGCCTCGTCGGCCGCCCCGAGCTGCTCTTCCTCGACGAACCGACGACCGGCCTCGACCCCGCGGGCCGGCGCGACGTGCACGACCTGCTCGCCGACCTGGCCGACCTCGACACCACGATCCTGCTGACGACCCACGACCTCGCCGAGGCCGAGAAGGTCGCCGACCGGCTGCTCATCCTCGCCGGCGGCTCCCTCGTCGCGGACGGCAGCCCCGACCAGCTCCGGATGGAGCTGTCGCGCTCCAGCGAGGTGCGGCTGCGCGACCTGACCACCGGGCAGGTGACGGTGCACGCCGAGCCCGACCCCACGGCATACCTGACCGACGTGCTGGCCCGCCGCCCCGGCGAGGTCCAGGTGGTGGAGGTGCGAGCGGCCTCGCTCGAGGACGTCTACCTCGAGCTCGTCCGCCGCGCCGAGAGCGGCGAGGACCTCGGCCCGCTGCAGAGCATCCAGGAGGTGGCCCGATGA